The DNA sequence CTCGGGGAGGACTCGGGCGATTTGCTCGCGGCTTCCGCGACGCTCGGTATCCCCCACCCGACCGGGTATCCGCTTTTCGTGCTGCTCGGGCGGCTCGCCACGTTCCTTCCACTCGGGACGACCGCCTTCCGGATCAACCTGATCGCGGCGATCGCCGGCGCGGCGAGCGTCTACTTCCTCGTCAGGCTCGCCTACTCCCTGTCGCCGCCCGAAGGGCGCGGCCTCGGCGCCGTGCTCAGCGGGTGCTTCCTCGCGCTTCTCTATGCGTCCTCGCGCGGCGCCTGGAGCCAGAGCGTTCTCGCCGAGGTCTACACGCTGAACGCCGCGTTCCTTGGAGCGATTCTCTGGCTGCTCGTGAACGCCGAAGAGCGCGGGGACGTCCGCTACCTGTTCCTCGCGAGCTACCTCTTCGGCCTCGGGCTGACCAATCACCTGCTCCTGCTCGCCGCCGCACCCGCGCTTCTCGTCGGGATTTGGCGGTTCTCCCGCGAGAATAAGATCGGCCCCTCGGGTGCGCTTCTTTTGCCCGTTCTCGCCTTCTGGGGGCTGACGCTGGATCTTTTCTTGCCGGTCCGGGCGTCCCAAAATCCGGAATTTTCGTGGGGGGCGCCGGTCACGCCGGGGCGGCTCTGGTGGGTCCTGAGCGGGGCCCAATACGGGAGGAACTTCTTCGCGAGAGGCCTGCCGGAGGCCATGCGGCACCTGATCCCCGGACGCTGGGGAGTCGATTTCGGGTGGGGGGTCGCCCTGTTGGGAGTCGGGATCCTGTTCGCGCTGATCCGCCGTCCCGGGACCGCCGCCGCGGTCTGGACCGCCTTCCTCGCCTCGCTCGTCCTGCTCTCCGTCTACGCGATCGGGGACGATGTGGGCTACTGGATGCCCGCGGCGTGGATCGCGGCGGCCCTGGCCGGCTCGGGGTGGGCCTCTCTCTGGAACGTGCCGCGCTGGCGCGCGGCGGTGCGCGGCGCTTCGATCGCCGCCCTCGCTGGCGGAGCGCTCCTCGGCTTCGCGTCGAACTGGAAACGGGTCGATGCGTCCGGGGACTTGACCCCCTATCTCTACGCCCAGCACAACCTGTCTGCCGTGGAGCCTAACGCGCTGATCGTGAGCGAGTACGACGGGCGCACGTTCTCGCTCTGGTTTTACAAAGCGACCGACTTCAAGAAGAGCCGCCCCGACCTCGTCGTGGCGTACAAGTACCTCCTCGTCTGGCCGTGGTACCTGCATCACCTCGCGCGTCACGATCGCACGCTTTCCGTCCCCGGCTATCCGGGCGACCTGGATCTCATGATGAATCGCCTGATCGCGCGCAATATCCGCAAGCGGCCGATCTACCTCACGCGTGAGGACCCGGGGCTTCTGCCGATCTTCCGCACCGAGCGGGTGGGGGACGCCCGCCTCCCGCTGTACCGCGTGCGGGAGGCGGCTCGGTGATCGACGGGCTTCGCCGATTCGCGCGCGGGCGCGCGACGCTCCTGATCGGACTTTTCTCGGTCGCGTTCTTCTCCTACCAGATCGGCCGGCTGCTTCGCGCCGAGCGATTCATCACCGGCGGGGAGCTCTCGCTTCCGCTCGACGACAGCTTCATCTATCTGCAGTACGCAAGAGCCATCGCGGAAGGCCATCCCTTCGTATACACCCGGGGGAACGCCCCGACCACCGGAGCGACGAGCCTTCTCTGGCCGTTCCTGCTCGCCCCACCGCATTGGCTGCACTCGGGGCCCACGCTGGCGATCGCCTGGGCGCTCGCGCTCGGGGCGGTGGCGCTCCTTGCGAGCGCGCTCCTCCTGGCCCGCCTCGGACGTTTGCTCGCGGGGAGCCTCGGCATGCTCCTCGCGGTCGCGCTCTTCCTGGGAAACCCCTATCTCTTGTGGGGCTACATGAGCGGGATGGAGATCGCCCTCTACGGCTCGGTCCTTCTCGGGGCCCTGGTCCTCTACCTGAACGAGCGCGAGGAGGCCACGTTCCCGCGGCTTCGCTGGCTTCTCTTCCTCCTCGCCGCATCCCGGCCGGAGGGGGCCATCTTGTGCGGCGTGCTGGGCCTCGTCATGGCGCACGACCGGTGGCGGGCCTCCCGCGCGGACCGCGGCCCCCACTTCCTGAGCCCCGCGCTCCTCATCCCCTTCGCGGCCGCCGCGCTTCCGTTCCTCGTCAACCTCGCCGTCTCCGGGTCCATCGAATCCACGAGCTCCCAGGCGAAGTCGATCTTCTCGGAGCCGCATCCCGACGTCCGTCACAAGTTCCTGATCGAATCACCGGGTGTGTGGCTCTCCATCGTGAAGGCGTATCTCTCCTGGCTTGAGCTCGAGCTGGGCGCGATCGCGCTTCCCCGGGACTGGATTCCGAGCGCCGCCGCGGTCTTCCTCTTCGCGGCTCTCTCGTTCTTTCCCCGCCGCCGCCCCTGGTCCGACGGCCGCGTTCTCTTCCTTCTCTTTCCGGCGGCGGTCATCGTCGACTCGCTCCCGGTCGCCTGGTCGGTGCACCTCTATCGCTACCAGCAGGGCTTCTATCCGGTCGTTCTTGCGTGCTACGCGGCCGGGCTCGCCCGCGCCGCGACGCTCGCGTGGGCCCGCCTCCCGCGCCGCCTCGGGGCCCCTTTGGCGGCGCTCATCGTCGGGGTGCCTCTCGTGGCGTGGGCGCCCAACATGACGGAGGAGTACGACAGGGTGGTCCGGTTCTACGGGCACAACTGCGAGAACATCCTCCACCAGCAGGTGCGGGTCGGGCGCTGGATCGCGCAGAATCTTCCCCGAGACGCCATCGTGGGAATGAACGACGCAGGCGCGATCGCCTACTACGGGAACCGATCGACCCTGGACCTGCTGGGGCTCACGACCGAAGGCTTTGCCAAGGTCTATCGCTCGGGGATCGGGTGCATGTTCGAGAAGCTGAGACGGCTCCCTCCCGGAAGACTACCGACCTATTTCGCGATCTATCCGGAGTGGTTTCCCTATCTCAAATCGAGCGGGGTCCTGGGTCCGGAGAGCTTCCGCGCGCACCTGGGGTACAACACGATCTGCGGGCAGGACGACAAGGTCGTCTATCCCGCCGAGTGGATCGACGTTGCGCCCGCGGACTCGATGGTCCTCCCGCATCCGGAGATCGCGGGCATGAGGCTTCGCGATTCGATCGACCTCGCATGGCTCGAGGACGAACAGCGCCATGCTTGGAAGCCCTACGGGTACGAGTACGACGAGAGGAGATCGCGGTGGCGGAGCCATCCTTCCGTGCTCCCGCGCGACGTCCTCCGGCAATACGCCTACGCCGACCGCCCCACGAGGCCGATCGCGGACGCGGGAAGAAAAGTCTTCGGTTGGGAGCGATTCCGCGTGAGCGCCGTGGCCGGCAGGGACCTCGCGTTGGTGATGCGGACGGACGCCTGGTTTCCGAACCGGCTCAGGGTGAGCGTGGACGGGGCCACGGCCGGCTGGTGGACGATCCCCCGATCGGAGACCGCGTGGATCGAGCCCGCGTTCCGGATTCCCGGCAGGCTCATCGGGCGGGCGCGGCCCGAGATCGAGATCCGGCGCGAGGACCCCAAGGACGGCGGGGACTACGCGCCGTTTCACTACTGGGTCTTTCAATAGCGAGAGCGGGGACCCGCCCGAAACGAAACGCGGGGCCGGCCGAGGCCGACCCCGCGCGAGACCGATCCGAGCGATGCCGCCTATTGGTCGATCCAGGAGGAGATCTCGTAGCGCGTCAGCGAGTAGAGCTGGTTGATCATGGCGCTCGAGTAGATCACCTTGATGTTGCCCTTTAGGTTCGAGGAGCCGGTGAGCTTGCCTTGAACCATCAACCCGCCCACGATGTTCTGCGAGTTACCGCCACCCTTGAGGTCCGCGTCCCCGAGAACGATGACGAGGCCGCTGTAGTTGAAGTCGCCCCCGAGATGGAAGTCGCCGTCCACGACCAGCACTCCCGCCGCGCTGACGTTTCCGGTGATGTCGAGATCGCCCTGGACGTGCACCACCTTGAGGTCCCCGATGGATCCCCAGGTCGAGAGGTCGGGATTGGGGTTGGCGGGATACGTGAGGTCCGCGACCTGGGCCCACTGCGCCGCGATCGCCGCGATGTCGAGATTCACCGCGGAGGTCCGGACGCTGGGATCGGCACCCGACCCCTGGACATTATCCTCCTGGTTGTTGTTTAGGTTCCCCGCGATCGCGCCGGCGTTGTTCGGAGACGAGATCCCGGGGAGCGAGGTGCCTCCGGGGATCGTGTCGTACGGGGCTGCGAAATCGTGATCGTGTCCGTCGACGTAGAATGAGTTGCCCGAGAAGCCGATCTCCCCTTCGGAATAGACCGAGCCTTGGATCGGAGGGAGCGGCCACTTGACGGCCTCGACCGTGACGGTCTTCGCCCCGACGCCCTTCCGGCCGGCGGCCGTGACGATCAGCTCCGGGAACCCGCTCACCGTGTTTTCCCGCGGGGGCGTCGTGGGGTCGTTGTCGTGGTCCCCGAAGAGCAGAACCTGGTTCGCCCCGTTCAGCTTGTACCGCACCTTGGTCCAGGGGTAGTCGAGCCGGCTGGCCAGGGGGAGGGTGAATTGCTTCGAGCCCGTCTCGGAATAGTGCTCGCTCCCTTCGTCAATGGCGGCGTCGGTATCGTTGTCCAGCCCGTCGCTCAGGGTGGCGTTGTACTGTGGATCGAGGCCCGAGTTGCCCGGGTCGTTCACGATGTAGATGCCCCACCCGGGGGTGCCGCCCGGCGGCGTCTCCCCGATGTAGGTCCCGGGAGGCTTCGCGTTCGGGTCGGACATGCGCAGGAGCGATTCGCTGATTCCCGCCTCCGCGTACTCGAACGCCTGGGCGGCGGTCATCTGGTTGCCGGCGATCTGCTTGTCGCCCTTGGTGACCGCGACGTAGGAGATCCCGAGCGAGGTCATGAGGAACAGGATCAGGAGCGCGACGATCATCGCGTTGCCCGCGTCGGGCCGCGCGCTCGTCGCGATGGAGCGGTGGTTGCGAACCATGGTGCTCACCCCTTCGGTACCCCGTCCCTGGGTCAGCGCTCCCGCCACCATGCGAGACTGTATCTGGCCAGCGTTTGGACCGCGTTGATCGCCTCGGTCGAGAAAAAGACGTCCGCCGAGCCGTGGACCCTCGAGGCGTTGATGACCGTGCTCTGGTAGATGACCCCGCCGATGATGTGCGCCACATCCGCGGGGCCTCCGCCCGCAAGATCCATGTCGCCCAGGACGATGACGATCCCCGTGAATTCCGAGCCGCCTCGCATGTCGAGGTTCCCGTTCACGACGAGGATCCCGCCGCCGGTCCACATCCCCGTGGCGTTCAAGTTGCCGTCCACGACGGTCACCTTGGGATTGTTCAGCGAGCCGAAGCCCGTATTGCCGGAGGTCCAGGCCTGATCGCCGGTGTACGAGTTGTCCGCCATCGCGGTGAACTGAGTCCACATGGCGTTGAAATCGTAGGAGAAGGCGGATTGGTTCACGCTCCCGTCGCCTCCAAGGCCTGAGACGTTGTCCGTCTGGGCGCCGGAGATCGTCACGTCCGACGTGGGTCCCCTGGATAGGACACCCGGCACGGACGACGCCCCCGGAAGCGTGTCATGGGGCGCGGTCGCCTGGTGGTCGTGGCCGTCCACGAAAAATCCGTTGCCGTCGAAGTCGAGCTTCCCTCCGGTCCAGATGGCGCCCTCGACCTGCACGAGCGGGAAGCGCACCGCTTCCGCTTCGAGGGTCTTGTCGGCGTTTCCCTGCCTGCCCCGTGCGGTCAGACGCAGCACGGGGGCGCCGTTGGTGAGATTCTCCACGGGAGGCGTGACGAGATTGTGGTCGGGGTCTCCGAAGCGGACCAGCTGGCCGCCCTGCGTCTTGTACTCCACGCGGACATACGGGTAGCGCAGCGCGCTCGCGTTCACGATTTGCTTCGTCAGCACTTCCGGGTATCGCTCGCCGGGCTCGTCCACGAGGGTATTCTCGTTGTTGTCCATCCCGTCCGTCTCGAGGGCCGGGCCGTCGGGATCGAGCGCGCTCCGCCCGTTGGCGATCACGATGTAGCGGCCCCAGCCCGCGACCGGAAGTCCCGCGGGGCCGATGTAGTTCAGCGACTCGGCGGGGAACGCCATCCGGTGCAGACCCTCGGTGATCCCGGCTTCGGCGGCGTAGAGCGCCTGGGTCGCGGTGATCTGGTTGCCGGCGATCTGCTTCTCGGACTTCGTGACCGCGACGTAGGCCACGCCCGCCGTCGTGAGCATGAGCAGAACCAGGAGCGCGACGACCATCGCGTTCCCGGACTCCCCGTGGGTCGGCTTCCCTGGCCCCGCGGGGCCCTTGGCCCCGCCTCTCACGATCCGCATGGCGCTTCTCTCCTTTGTCGTCATGGAAGGACGGTCGAAGAATACGGATTCAGGTAGATCACGATGTCTCCGGTGCTCGCTCCCGTCGAGGTGCCGGCCACGATGTCGGGCACCGGGTCGAGCGCCAGGACATCCTGCGAGCATTCGAGCCGGGCGATCGCCAGCGCGTTCACGGCGCCTCCCGCGTTGGCGTCGGACCAGCTCTGGACGCTCGGGATGATGTTCCCGGACGCCGCCGCCGGGTCGCAGAAGAAGGCCTGGACCGCGGGGGGCGTCCCGCCTCCGGCGCCGGCCGTTCCGACGGCGATATCGATGTTCGTGCTGTTGTAGACGAGCGGCCCGAGCGCGAGCGCGGTCGCGGGGCCCAGCGTCGCGACCTCGTCTTTCTTCGTGAGCGCCCCCGCCATCGTTCCGTTGTTGCGCCAGAACTCCACCTTGCCTGTGGTGCCGCCGTTCTTCACGGCGACCACGACGTCCGGGCGGCTGTCGTTGTCCATCAAGGCGGTCCCGACGCCGTAGACCGAGCCACCGACCGAGGTGGTGTACACCGTCGTGAAGCGAACGTTGGAGAGCGTGTTGCTGAAGAAGACGTCCACGCTCCCTTGTTTATCATTGGCGTCGTTGTCGGTCTTGGTCCCCACGACGATGTCGGGCCACCCGTCTCCGTTCATGTCGGCCACCGAGACGCTCCGGACCTCGCCGCTCGCGGTGTAGACGTCCTGCCCGGTCGAGTGGCTGTACACGCCGGAGCCGGCCGTGCTCCCCCACCAGACCTCCACCTTGCCGTTTCTGGCGGAGGTCCTGGTTCCGAGCACGACGTCCGGATGGCCGTCCTTGTTGAGATCGGCGATCGCGACGCCCTTCACTTCTCCGGTGCCGGGGTTGTCGTAGTAGCTTCCGTTCGGTGTCGTCGGATTCCCCACGGCGCCGATCTTTCCGGGCGTATCGGTGACGCCGCCGAAGGCCTGGTTCTGCCACACCTGGAACCGCCCGGTGCCGGTGCCGCTGATGAGGCCCGCCACCACGTCGGTCGCGGCGGGAGAGGAGTTGTCCACGTTGCCCGCGGCGAGCGCGGCCACGTCGTAGGAGGCGTTGCCCATGTAGCTCTGGTTGGCCTGGAAGTAGCGGTTGCCGGTGTATTTCCCGGGCTGCCCGTTCCACCAGACGCGGATGTTGGCCACGCCGCTCGCCTTGGTCCCGACCACGATGTCGAGGTCATGCTGTCCGTTCACCACCGTGGCCGAGCCCTCCTGCGAGTCCTGCTCGTTCAGATCCGTGACCACCATCGAGAGCACGCGGTCGGTGGAAAGGTGGATCGGCGGCTGGCTGGGCGGCAGGCCCGTGCCCGTGCCCGTCCCGGTCCCCGTGCCTGTGCCCGTGCCGGTACCCGTGCCTGTGCCCGTGCCGGTGCCGGTACCCGTGCCGGTGCCGGTACCGGTTCCTGTCGCGCCGGTGTTCGCGGCGTAGGAGGCGTTGGCCTCCGCCAGGAACGGGAAGTTACGCGGCTCGACGGAGGTCGCCACGCTGACGCGGTCGTAGGTCCCGCTGTCGATGTTCTTCTGCTTGGTCTCGGTGACCATGCTCACGACGATGGTCTTCACCGAGCTCTTGACTCCCGGGGCGGGCGGCTTGCCCAAGTCGGCGCTGCTCACGGTCTTCCCGAAGAAGACGCCGGCCGGGTCGTCGGATGTGCCCGCCTTCAGCTCGAGGGCGCCGCCCGCCGAGTTCCTGTACGAGAAGAGCGGGACGTTCTTGGACGTCACAGCATCGGCGGTCCGCTGGGTGAGACCGTACGCGACGATCTCGCCCGTTCCGGCGGAGGGCGTCGCGAGCGAATCGCCCGAGGTGCCGATCCTGCGCCGGAGCACGAAGTCGTAGGGATTCGGGCTCGAGGCGACGATCGGGTCGCTCGTGTTCGAGTCGAGGAAGTAGGTGATCACCTCACCCATGTCGATCTTGCGATTCCCGTTCAAATCGAGGGCGAAGGTGACCCGGTACTGCGACCCGGTGACGATCGCGGGCTGCACCGCGGGATCCACACCGTAGCCGGCGGACCGCAGCTCCCGCGCGATCAGATCGACTCCGCTCCGCGCGTTCTGGGTCGCCTCGGCAAGCTCGATGCCCACCTGCTGGGACTTCTCTCCGCGGACGTAGATCGAGTAGATCGAGCCGATCACGACCGTGAAGAGAACCAAGGCCACCATCATTTCGACCAGGGTGAAGCCTGAGCTGCGTATCTCGCGTTCGGTATTCACGGGTTCCACCTCGTTTGCGGGCGCTCCCTGCCGCATCACTGGGTCACGTAGCTGCTCAGCTGAGCTGTCTGGGCGCCGTGCGAATCGTTCCACCGCGCCGTGACGTCGATTTTCTTGCATCCGGCCATGGGCACGGAGTCGGTCACCGTCCAGGTCCGGGTGAACACGGATGTCGTGTCGGTGAAGGTGCCGACCGTGAGGGCCGCGAACGGCTTTCCCTTGAGATCCTCCAGCTTCACCTGCGCCGTCATGAGTCCCGACGTGAGCACGCGGCTCTGCGTCACGCCGCGCGTTCCCGCGGGGATCATGGCGGCGACCGCCAGGATGCCGACGGCCAGGAAGGTCAACGCGAAGACGACCTCGATGAGACTGAATCCGCCGTCGCCCGTTCGATTCGATCTCTTCGTGTGCCGTCGCATCGCGCGCCCCGTCATTGGACGGTCACCATCCCGGTTGGCCGAACGACGGAGAGCGACCGGCTGTAGCCGTCCGAATTGGTGAAGATGCAGGTTCCGGATTGGCTCGCGCTGCCGTTCGGGAAGAAGGTCGTGATCGGCGAGGCGAACGGGTTGGTTCCGGAATTCGCCACCGTGATCCACGCCGGATAGGCGACGGGGTCCTTCCGCTTTTCGGTCACGTCCTTGACCCCGTTGTTGTTGTCGTCGTCGTACCATCCGAAACCTTGCACCGTGTCGTCCCAGTAGAAGACGTAATTGTTGTTTTCGGTGATCGCGCGCTGCCGGACCACCCGGGCCATCGTCGCGGTCTGCTGAACCTGGCCGTTCAAATCCACGCTGCGCAGGAACTTGTTGAGTCCGGGGAGCGCCACCGCCGTCATGATTCCAAATATCACGAGCACCACCATGAGCTCGGTGAGCGTGAATCCGGCTTCATCACCGCGGCGTGATGCCGTTCTGAAATTGAACGGCGACATGTGGGGACCCTCCTGACCCGGGACGATCATTCGTACGACCTTAGAACGCAAGGGACATGCCAGCGCTCAAGTCACGTCCCGGTCCGGTCCTACGCCGGCTCAAGCGCTTCCGAGGGTGGCTTTCATCAGCGGCATGGCTCGTCTCAGCCAGTTCCCGGACGGGCCGGAAGGGGCAAGTCTTTGCAGATTGCACAGTCTTCAAGGCAGGAACGACCGGTACAGCCGAAAGAGGGAATCCCCGTAGAGGCAGAGCGCGATCGCGGCGGGCGCGAGGAAGGTTCCAAAGGGAATCGCGGTGCGCCGCGAGCCTTTGCCGCGCGCGATGAGCAGGATCCCGAAAACCGAGCCCGCGAGCGACGCGAGGAAGATCGCGCCGAAGACGCCGCCCACTCCCAGGAACGCGCCCATCATCGCGGCAAGCTTCACGTCGCCCCCTCCCATTCCCGGCACGCCCGTCGAGCGCTCGTAGAGCGCGCCCACGAGCCAAAGGCTCGCCCCTCCGCAGACCGCGCCCAGGAGGGCGCCCGCGAGTCCCGGCGGCGCGAAGAGACTCGCGGCCAGGCCCAAGCCCACGCCCGGAATCGTGACGACGTCGGGAATCGTTTGCGTGTCGAGATCGATCCACGCGATCGCGAGGAGCGCCAGGAGGAACGCGGCCTGGGGCACGAGCAGGAGCGGGGTTTCCACACGTTGGACGAGCAGCCAGAGCAGGAGCCCCGAGAGAAGCTCCACGGCCGGGTACCGCCACGAGATCGGCCTCCGGCAATGGCGGCATCGCCCTCCGAGGAACACGAACGAGAGCACCGGCACGTTGTCCCAGGGAAGGATCCCCTTCTTGCAGCGGGGGCAACGCGACGCGGGATTCACGATCGACTCACCGCGCGGCAGCCTCGCGATCACGACGTTGAGGAAGCTCCCGAGGACGAGGCCGGTGGCGAACGCCGACGCCTGGATCCAACGTCCGGCCTCCATCACATCGCCTCCAATCGTCGCAGCTCGCGTCCCGCCACTTCCCGCATGTATTTGTTCCCCGTCGCGAACACGTGCTTCCAGAGGAGAATCGCCATGCCGGTGTTGCCGGCCCGCTGATTGGCGAACGCGGCGAAGCGTTCGACGTACTCATCATGGCCCGGCATGCGGCTCGCCCATGTGAAATAGCGCGCCGCGGAGGCAGCGTCTTGCCGGCAGACGTAATGAAGAAATCCGATCTCGAAGGCGAGCTTCCAATCGGTGGGGTTCGCGCTCAGGCCGCGTTTCAGGAGCTCGAGCCCGCGCTGGGGTTTCTTCATCTCCTGCGCGAGCACGAAGGCTCCGAACACGTACGGCTGGACGAACCGCGGATCCAACTCGGTCACGATGTCCATCACGTGGCCGATCATGTCGAATTTCTGGTCGGAGAGCCGGTGCTCGCCGTAATACTGGATGCCGCGCAGCCACGCGATATCGGCCGCAGCGGTTTCATAGCCCATCGCCGCCTGGCGGACCATGAATCCGGACGGATAATAGAGAAGCTCCTCCTCCCGGACCTTCCCCAGCCGGGGTTGCGCGGCTCGCTGCACGAGCGCCGCGGACGCCACGAAGAGCGTCGCCAGCGCGAGCCCCGCGAGCAGGCCTCGATCGATCTTGGGGATCAACGGAACTCCCGCCGGCGGAAAATGGTGGCCGCGACGATCATGACCCCGCTTGCGTACAGGAGACCGTACGCGAAAGCGAACGCGAGCCGTTCCGGCTCCACGGCGATGCCGTGCACCACGAGTCCGCGCGCATTGAAGACCCCCAGGTGCGGAAGCATCCAGTACACCGCCTGGGCCAGCGCCTGGATCCCCGCCGGGGCGCCCTGCGACACGAAGTAACGCAGGTCCTCGGCGAAGTGGCCCGCAACCAAGGCGGCGACCGCGAAGAACGCGGTCAGAGCCGGTGTCGTAAACGAGGAGAACAAGACGACGACGGCGGTCACGATCGAGAGCTCCATGACGCTGAGCCCGACGGCGCCGAAAACCGTCCATGGCGTGGAGCCGTACGCGACGGTGACGACCGCGGCCAGGATGCCGGCCATGGAGGCGAGGAGCATCGACGTCGTGAACCAAAGCCCCAGGAACTTTCCGACCAGGAATTCTTCCCGGCGGATCGGCTTGGCGAGGATGGCATAGACGGTCCGGCGCTCGAGCTCCTTGTGAAGAAGGCTCGAGCCGAGGAACACGGTGAGGAGGGTCGCCAAGAGTGTGGACCCCGCCAGCCCGAAGTCGATCACGACCTTGCGACCTTCGCCCAGAGCGAGCGGGGAGAGCGCCTGGGAGCCGATCACGAGCGCCAAGCCGAAGAGGGCCAGGATGAGGACGACCCGCTCGCGCATGACCTCCCGGAGCGTGTTGCGCGCGATGGCAACGACGCGGCTCATCGGCGACCCGGGCCTTTCGTTCCGGGGCCGCTTCCCGCGCCGTCGGCTTCGAGCGCGCGCACGAAGTATTCCTCGAGGCTTTGCCGCCGCGGCTCGACGGCGCGGACGACCACCCGCTCCTCGGTCAGAGCGCGGAGGATTTCTTGCAAGGCCCCGGAATCTTGGACGCGCACGATCCAGCAGGAGCCTACGGAATCCACGCGGTGCCCGGCCGCGCGCAGAAGCGAGCCTCTCTCCTCGGGGAGGGCCTCGACGGTGATTTCCCACTCGAGAACATCGGATTCGAGGATACCCTTGACCGATCCCATCTCGAGAACGCGACCGTGATGGAGGATCGCAATGCGATCGCAGAGCGTCTCCGTCTCGGCCAGCACGTGCGAGGTCATGAGAATCGTGGCGCCGCGGTCGCGCTCTTCCCTCAGGATGTGTTTCACATCGGAGCGGCCGATCGGATCCAGTCCCGACATCGGCTCGTCCAGGACGAGGACGCCAGGCTCGTTCAGAAGCGCCTGGCAGAGTCCCAGGCGCTGCGTCATTCCCTTCGAGAACTTGCGAAGCGGCTTTCGGGCATGCTCGCCCAGCCCCAGCCGCTCCAGGAGGGCCTCCGCGCGCGCGCGCGCGATTCGGGCCTCAATGCCGAACAGCGCGCCGACGAGCCCCAGATATT is a window from the Candidatus Eisenbacteria bacterium genome containing:
- a CDS encoding DUF2723 domain-containing protein; protein product: MHRSVQGAAWVAALAALWAYALTLSPTVAWLNLGEDSGDLLAASATLGIPHPTGYPLFVLLGRLATFLPLGTTAFRINLIAAIAGAASVYFLVRLAYSLSPPEGRGLGAVLSGCFLALLYASSRGAWSQSVLAEVYTLNAAFLGAILWLLVNAEERGDVRYLFLASYLFGLGLTNHLLLLAAAPALLVGIWRFSRENKIGPSGALLLPVLAFWGLTLDLFLPVRASQNPEFSWGAPVTPGRLWWVLSGAQYGRNFFARGLPEAMRHLIPGRWGVDFGWGVALLGVGILFALIRRPGTAAAVWTAFLASLVLLSVYAIGDDVGYWMPAAWIAAALAGSGWASLWNVPRWRAAVRGASIAALAGGALLGFASNWKRVDASGDLTPYLYAQHNLSAVEPNALIVSEYDGRTFSLWFYKATDFKKSRPDLVVAYKYLLVWPWYLHHLARHDRTLSVPGYPGDLDLMMNRLIARNIRKRPIYLTREDPGLLPIFRTERVGDARLPLYRVREAAR
- a CDS encoding prepilin-type N-terminal cleavage/methylation domain-containing protein, whose translation is MQENRRHGAVERFARRPDSSAEQLRDPVMRQGAPANEVEPVNTEREIRSSGFTLVEMMVALVLFTVVIGSIYSIYVRGEKSQQVGIELAEATQNARSGVDLIARELRSAGYGVDPAVQPAIVTGSQYRVTFALDLNGNRKIDMGEVITYFLDSNTSDPIVASSPNPYDFVLRRRIGTSGDSLATPSAGTGEIVAYGLTQRTADAVTSKNVPLFSYRNSAGGALELKAGTSDDPAGVFFGKTVSSADLGKPPAPGVKSSVKTIVVSMVTETKQKNIDSGTYDRVSVATSVEPRNFPFLAEANASYAANTGATGTGTGTGTGTGTGTGTGTGTGTGTGTGTGTGTGTGLPPSQPPIHLSTDRVLSMVVTDLNEQDSQEGSATVVNGQHDLDIVVGTKASGVANIRVWWNGQPGKYTGNRYFQANQSYMGNASYDVAALAAGNVDNSSPAATDVVAGLISGTGTGRFQVWQNQAFGGVTDTPGKIGAVGNPTTPNGSYYDNPGTGEVKGVAIADLNKDGHPDVVLGTRTSARNGKVEVWWGSTAGSGVYSHSTGQDVYTASGEVRSVSVADMNGDGWPDIVVGTKTDNDANDKQGSVDVFFSNTLSNVRFTTVYTTSVGGSVYGVGTALMDNDSRPDVVVAVKNGGTTGKVEFWRNNGTMAGALTKKDEVATLGPATALALGPLVYNSTNIDIAVGTAGAGGGTPPAVQAFFCDPAAASGNIIPSVQSWSDANAGGAVNALAIARLECSQDVLALDPVPDIVAGTSTGASTGDIVIYLNPYSSTVLP
- a CDS encoding prepilin-type N-terminal cleavage/methylation domain-containing protein; the encoded protein is MIVPGQEGPHMSPFNFRTASRRGDEAGFTLTELMVVLVIFGIMTAVALPGLNKFLRSVDLNGQVQQTATMARVVRQRAITENNNYVFYWDDTVQGFGWYDDDNNNGVKDVTEKRKDPVAYPAWITVANSGTNPFASPITTFFPNGSASQSGTCIFTNSDGYSRSLSVVRPTGMVTVQ
- a CDS encoding prepilin peptidase, with protein sequence MEAGRWIQASAFATGLVLGSFLNVVIARLPRGESIVNPASRCPRCKKGILPWDNVPVLSFVFLGGRCRHCRRPISWRYPAVELLSGLLLWLLVQRVETPLLLVPQAAFLLALLAIAWIDLDTQTIPDVVTIPGVGLGLAASLFAPPGLAGALLGAVCGGASLWLVGALYERSTGVPGMGGGDVKLAAMMGAFLGVGGVFGAIFLASLAGSVFGILLIARGKGSRRTAIPFGTFLAPAAIALCLYGDSLFRLYRSFLP
- a CDS encoding ABC transporter permease, producing MSRVVAIARNTLREVMRERVVLILALFGLALVIGSQALSPLALGEGRKVVIDFGLAGSTLLATLLTVFLGSSLLHKELERRTVYAILAKPIRREEFLVGKFLGLWFTTSMLLASMAGILAAVVTVAYGSTPWTVFGAVGLSVMELSIVTAVVVLFSSFTTPALTAFFAVAALVAGHFAEDLRYFVSQGAPAGIQALAQAVYWMLPHLGVFNARGLVVHGIAVEPERLAFAFAYGLLYASGVMIVAATIFRRREFR
- a CDS encoding ABC transporter ATP-binding protein, encoding MSRDRDDSRGWAAEVAARSPLKEVAPLPRIELDGVSKVYRDPMTLRPFTAVDGVSIRLEEGEIFGLLGPNGAGKTSTIKMILGLTRPTRGTIRLEGRDPQDPAARKRLGYLPENPCFYDHLTAREYLGLVGALFGIEARIARARAEALLERLGLGEHARKPLRKFSKGMTQRLGLCQALLNEPGVLVLDEPMSGLDPIGRSDVKHILREERDRGATILMTSHVLAETETLCDRIAILHHGRVLEMGSVKGILESDVLEWEITVEALPEERGSLLRAAGHRVDSVGSCWIVRVQDSGALQEILRALTEERVVVRAVEPRRQSLEEYFVRALEADGAGSGPGTKGPGRR